One genomic segment of Bacteroides caccae includes these proteins:
- the mutS gene encoding DNA mismatch repair protein MutS — protein MMKQFLDLKAKHPDAVMLFRCGDFYETYSTDAIVAAEILGITLTKRANGKGKTIEMAGFPHHALDTYLPKLVRAGKRVAICDQLEDPKMTKKLVKRGITELVTPGVSINDNILNYKENNFLAAVHFGKASCGVAFLDISTGEFLTAEGPFDYIDKLLNNFGPKEILFERGKRLMFEGNFGSKFFTFELDDWVFTETTAREKLLKHFETKNLKGFGVEHLKNGIIASGAILQYLTMTQHTQIGHITSLARIEEDKYVRLDKFTVRSLELIGSMNDGGSSLLNVIDRTISPMGARLLKRWIVFPLKDEKPINERLNVVEYFFRQPDFKELIEEQLHLVGDLERIISKVAVGRVSPREVVQLKVALQAIEPIKQACLEADNASLNRIGERLNLCVSIRDRIAREINNDPPLLINKGGVIKDGVNADLDELRRISYSGKDYLLQIQQRESEETGIPSLKVAYNNVFGYYIEVRNVHKDKVPKEWIRKQTLVNAERYITQELKEYEEKILGAEDKILVLETQLYTNLVQALTEFIPQIQVNANQIARLDCLLSFANVARENNYIRPVIEDNDVLDIRQGRHPVIEKQLPIGEKYIANNVMLDSSTQQIIIITGPNMAGKSALLRQTALITLLAQIGSFVPAESAHIGLVDKIFTRVGASDNISVGESTFMVEMNEAADILNNVSSRSLVLFDELGRGTSTYDGISIAWAIVEYIHEHPKAKARTLFATHYHELNEMEKSFKRIKNYNVSVKEVDNKVIFLRKLERGGSEHSFGIHVAKMAGMPKSIVKRANEILKQLESDNRQQGIAGKPLAEVSENRGGMQLSFFQLDDPILCQIRDEILNLDVNNLTPIEALNKLNDIKKIVRGK, from the coding sequence ATGATGAAACAGTTTCTGGATTTGAAGGCGAAACATCCGGATGCGGTAATGCTGTTTCGTTGCGGTGACTTTTATGAAACATACTCTACGGACGCCATTGTTGCAGCCGAAATATTAGGAATCACACTGACAAAACGTGCTAACGGAAAAGGAAAGACGATTGAAATGGCGGGATTTCCTCATCATGCGCTCGATACTTATCTTCCGAAATTGGTTCGTGCCGGAAAACGGGTGGCTATCTGCGACCAGTTGGAAGACCCGAAAATGACCAAGAAACTGGTGAAGCGCGGCATTACCGAATTGGTGACTCCCGGTGTCTCTATCAATGATAATATATTAAACTATAAGGAAAACAACTTCCTGGCCGCCGTACATTTCGGAAAGGCTTCCTGCGGGGTTGCTTTCCTTGACATATCTACCGGTGAATTTCTGACTGCCGAAGGACCTTTCGACTATATAGACAAACTGTTGAATAACTTCGGCCCGAAAGAAATTCTTTTTGAACGTGGCAAGCGCCTTATGTTTGAAGGCAATTTCGGTAGTAAATTCTTCACTTTCGAACTGGACGACTGGGTGTTTACGGAAACTACTGCCCGCGAAAAACTTCTGAAGCATTTTGAAACAAAGAATCTGAAAGGATTCGGAGTAGAGCATTTGAAAAACGGTATTATTGCTTCGGGGGCTATTCTTCAATACCTGACAATGACACAGCATACTCAAATCGGGCATATTACTTCATTGGCTCGTATTGAGGAGGATAAATATGTCCGGCTGGATAAATTCACGGTGCGCAGCCTCGAATTGATTGGCAGCATGAACGATGGAGGAAGCAGTCTGCTCAATGTGATTGACAGGACGATCAGCCCAATGGGAGCACGTCTGTTGAAACGTTGGATAGTTTTTCCATTGAAGGACGAGAAACCGATCAATGAGCGTCTGAATGTGGTGGAGTATTTCTTCCGTCAACCGGACTTTAAGGAGTTGATCGAAGAACAGTTGCATCTTGTCGGTGATTTGGAGCGTATCATCTCCAAAGTGGCTGTGGGACGTGTGTCACCGCGTGAAGTGGTTCAGCTGAAAGTGGCTTTGCAGGCTATCGAACCGATCAAACAGGCTTGTCTTGAAGCGGATAATGCAAGTCTGAACCGTATTGGTGAGCGGTTGAATCTTTGTGTTTCTATTCGTGACCGGATTGCCCGGGAAATTAATAATGATCCTCCTTTGTTGATAAATAAGGGCGGAGTGATTAAAGACGGTGTGAATGCGGATTTGGACGAATTGCGCCGGATTTCGTATTCGGGAAAAGACTATCTGCTTCAGATACAGCAGCGGGAAAGCGAAGAAACGGGTATTCCGAGTTTGAAAGTGGCTTATAATAATGTATTCGGCTATTATATCGAGGTTCGTAATGTTCATAAGGACAAGGTCCCTAAAGAGTGGATTCGCAAGCAGACGTTGGTAAATGCGGAACGTTATATTACACAGGAACTGAAAGAGTACGAAGAAAAAATTCTTGGTGCCGAAGATAAGATTCTTGTGCTGGAAACGCAGTTATATACGAATTTGGTACAGGCATTGACGGAGTTTATCCCCCAGATACAGGTTAACGCCAATCAGATTGCCCGGTTGGACTGTCTGTTGTCTTTCGCTAATGTGGCGCGTGAGAATAACTACATCCGTCCGGTTATTGAGGATAACGACGTATTGGATATTCGTCAGGGCCGTCACCCGGTAATTGAGAAACAGCTTCCGATAGGAGAGAAATATATTGCCAATAATGTGATGTTGGACAGTAGTACGCAGCAGATCATCATAATAACCGGTCCCAATATGGCGGGTAAGTCAGCGCTTTTGCGTCAGACGGCATTGATTACGCTGTTGGCTCAAATCGGTTCGTTTGTCCCTGCGGAGAGCGCCCATATCGGGCTGGTGGATAAAATATTCACTCGTGTGGGAGCAAGTGATAACATCTCCGTAGGTGAATCTACTTTTATGGTGGAGATGAACGAAGCGGCGGATATTCTGAACAATGTTTCTTCCCGAAGCCTGGTACTATTTGACGAGTTGGGGCGTGGTACCTCTACGTATGATGGCATCTCTATTGCCTGGGCGATTGTGGAATATATCCACGAACATCCGAAAGCCAAAGCACGTACTTTATTCGCCACGCATTACCACGAATTGAATGAAATGGAAAAATCTTTCAAGCGTATCAAGAACTATAATGTATCGGTGAAAGAGGTGGATAATAAGGTAATCTTCCTTCGTAAACTGGAACGTGGTGGTAGTGAGCACTCTTTCGGTATTCATGTAGCAAAAATGGCGGGTATGCCGAAAAGCATTGTGAAGCGTGCGAATGAGATTCTGAAGCAGCTTGAATCTGATAATCGCCAGCAGGGAATAGCAGGCAAGCCGTTGGCGGAAGTAAGCGAGAACCGTGGTGGTATGCAGTTAAGTTTCTTCCAGTTGGACGATCCGATACTCTGTCAGATTCGCGATGAAATATTAAATTTGGATGTAAATAATCTCACTCCTATTGAAGCGCTGAACAAGTTGAATGATATAAAGAAGATAGTCAGGGGAAAATAG
- a CDS encoding bifunctional proline dehydrogenase/L-glutamate gamma-semialdehyde dehydrogenase, with the protein MDKQYQPTLTEVQDWVLKLYNTCEQTITKAERLEQHKYAVMVQRPQDKKFLVKMLDESSQIRDRKILAKRIKTLLDQYGVPEFLNKRDAFLFKMYQAFGHHFDFIAIPIIKKHLRMDTSQVIINEERPQLTKHLATRFKEKIGQNVNLLGEVVLGNEEADHRYHHYLEALESPDINYISVKISGIYAQTHALNYEESFPELVSRMSALYQKAIDFPYTDEDGIKRSKFINLDMEEYKDAHFTLRLFKAVLNLPQFKNYSAGIVVQAYLPDAYDFQTELLEFAKARVDGGGAPIKMRLVKGCNLEMETVISSLKGWPNPIRPSKTEVDANYLCLLERGLMPENARVLHLGVASHNLFSIAYAYLLAQKYGTTGYMTFEMLEGMANHLWRAQSMLGNRVILYTPVVKNEHFLNAVSYLVRRMDENTAPDNFLTHSFNLKPDTKEWDFLAKQFEEAYAMKDHLTHVSPRVQNRNLPYTPVAPSDTMQNEPDTDFDLSQNQEWVRRIFAKWKKSGTEEPEIIPLQIGAETVVCKNRYKYLDRCQNDEVCICEMSQADSAQVEKIIEIAETDPAGWRKTTLEERHRIMYEAANRLADMRGDLIGCMCAVTGKTVIEGDVEVSEAVDYARFYTTAMKKFAALDDIEIKPKGTILVISPWNFPCAIPVGGIVAGLAGGNTVILKPATVAAPVAWMFAKAFWDAGVPKEALQVIITNREALKVLTTAPAIKHIILTGGTDTAQNIARANPVTPLSAETGGKNVIILTASGDRDHAIMNIVASAFGNAGQKCSACSLLLVERSVYEDKNFQSKLKDAATSLKVGSVWNPGNIVGPMITNKNDKLLQAFNLEPGESWLVPPRFIDEKEYMLAPTVKWGVKPENFSFRTELFGPLLSVACIENLEEGIKLVNSLDYGLTSGLQSLDEEEQKLWKNSVIAGNLYINRGITGAIVNRQPFGGMKLSAFGGGIKAGGPNYCTCFVEITDKPDSQTDYIDSYFDACEEEFMDPRDVNKLYGEQNVFRYLPLKSMILRLFPEDTDREVNMISYASELCRTPLTISFDPSDDRTAALTQYGWPLRKESLEDFLKVMPDYERVRTCSPNIPKCMYERAAETNMYIVAAPPMKQGRIELIRYFKEQSISFEYHRYGSISEVPPYE; encoded by the coding sequence ATGGACAAACAATATCAACCGACCCTTACCGAAGTACAGGATTGGGTACTTAAACTGTATAATACTTGTGAACAAACGATTACGAAAGCCGAACGCCTGGAACAGCATAAATATGCCGTCATGGTGCAGCGCCCGCAAGACAAGAAATTCCTCGTGAAGATGCTCGACGAATCCTCGCAAATCCGCGACCGGAAGATACTCGCCAAACGTATCAAGACTCTCCTTGACCAGTACGGTGTCCCCGAATTTCTGAACAAACGGGATGCTTTCTTATTCAAAATGTATCAGGCATTCGGACATCATTTCGACTTTATCGCTATCCCGATTATCAAAAAACACCTGCGCATGGATACCTCGCAAGTTATTATCAATGAGGAACGCCCGCAACTCACGAAGCATCTGGCTACCCGCTTCAAAGAGAAAATCGGGCAGAACGTGAATCTTTTAGGCGAGGTGGTGCTTGGCAACGAAGAAGCCGATCACCGCTATCATCACTATCTGGAAGCTCTTGAATCACCCGACATTAATTACATCTCAGTGAAAATATCGGGAATCTACGCGCAGACACACGCTCTGAACTACGAAGAAAGTTTCCCGGAACTCGTTTCACGAATGTCCGCGCTTTATCAGAAAGCCATTGATTTTCCTTATACGGACGAAGACGGAATAAAACGCTCCAAGTTCATCAACCTGGATATGGAGGAATATAAAGACGCCCACTTCACATTGCGCCTCTTCAAAGCAGTACTCAACCTGCCGCAATTCAAGAACTATTCGGCAGGAATCGTCGTACAGGCTTATCTGCCGGATGCATACGACTTCCAAACCGAGTTGCTGGAATTTGCCAAAGCCCGCGTAGACGGAGGCGGAGCTCCTATCAAAATGCGTCTGGTGAAAGGCTGTAATCTGGAAATGGAAACGGTTATCTCCTCCCTGAAAGGCTGGCCGAACCCGATTCGTCCTTCCAAAACAGAAGTTGACGCCAATTATCTGTGCCTGTTGGAACGTGGACTGATGCCCGAAAATGCCCGGGTTTTACATCTCGGGGTTGCTTCTCATAATCTGTTCTCGATCGCTTATGCTTATCTGCTGGCTCAGAAGTATGGGACAACCGGATATATGACCTTCGAAATGCTCGAAGGAATGGCGAATCATCTTTGGAGAGCGCAGTCAATGCTCGGTAACCGGGTGATTCTATATACTCCGGTAGTGAAAAACGAACATTTCCTGAACGCCGTCTCTTATCTTGTCCGTCGCATGGACGAAAATACAGCACCCGACAATTTCCTGACTCACTCCTTCAATCTGAAACCGGATACAAAAGAGTGGGACTTCCTCGCAAAGCAGTTTGAAGAAGCCTATGCTATGAAAGATCACCTCACGCATGTGTCTCCACGCGTTCAGAACCGTAATCTTCCGTACACTCCCGTCGCCCCATCGGACACAATGCAGAATGAACCGGATACGGACTTCGACTTGTCACAAAATCAGGAATGGGTGCGCCGTATCTTTGCCAAATGGAAGAAAAGCGGAACGGAAGAACCGGAAATCATTCCTTTACAGATAGGTGCGGAAACAGTAGTATGCAAAAACCGCTACAAATACCTCGACCGTTGCCAGAATGACGAGGTCTGTATCTGTGAAATGTCACAGGCGGACAGTGCTCAAGTGGAAAAGATTATCGAAATTGCCGAGACAGATCCTGCCGGGTGGAGAAAAACCACACTGGAAGAACGCCACCGGATTATGTACGAAGCAGCCAACCGGCTCGCTGATATGAGGGGTGACCTGATAGGTTGTATGTGTGCCGTAACCGGTAAAACTGTCATTGAAGGTGATGTAGAAGTATCGGAAGCGGTAGATTATGCCCGTTTCTACACGACAGCGATGAAGAAATTCGCCGCATTAGATGATATAGAGATAAAACCGAAAGGTACCATATTGGTCATTTCACCGTGGAACTTCCCGTGTGCCATTCCCGTAGGCGGTATAGTAGCCGGACTGGCGGGAGGAAACACCGTTATCCTGAAACCTGCCACCGTAGCGGCTCCGGTTGCCTGGATGTTCGCCAAAGCTTTTTGGGATGCAGGTGTACCGAAAGAGGCCTTACAAGTCATCATCACCAACCGGGAAGCGCTGAAAGTGCTGACTACCGCCCCTGCAATCAAGCATATCATTCTGACAGGAGGAACAGACACCGCCCAGAATATCGCAAGAGCCAATCCGGTAACTCCGCTATCAGCCGAAACGGGAGGCAAAAACGTCATTATCCTCACTGCATCGGGCGACCGTGACCATGCTATCATGAACATCGTCGCTTCCGCCTTCGGTAATGCCGGCCAGAAATGTTCCGCCTGCTCTCTGCTATTGGTCGAACGTTCGGTCTATGAAGACAAGAACTTCCAAAGCAAACTGAAAGATGCGGCAACGAGCCTGAAAGTAGGCAGTGTCTGGAATCCCGGAAATATTGTCGGTCCGATGATTACCAATAAGAACGACAAGTTGCTGCAAGCCTTCAACCTCGAACCGGGAGAATCGTGGCTGGTTCCTCCCCGTTTCATCGATGAGAAAGAATATATGCTGGCTCCGACCGTGAAATGGGGAGTGAAACCGGAAAACTTCTCTTTCCGAACCGAGTTATTCGGCCCTCTGCTGAGTGTTGCCTGCATCGAGAACCTTGAAGAAGGAATTAAGTTAGTCAATAGCCTGGATTACGGGTTAACTTCGGGATTACAGAGTCTTGATGAAGAGGAACAAAAGCTGTGGAAAAACTCCGTAATAGCAGGCAACCTGTATATCAACCGGGGAATCACCGGAGCAATCGTCAACCGCCAGCCATTCGGTGGAATGAAACTGTCTGCTTTCGGAGGCGGTATCAAAGCGGGAGGTCCCAATTATTGTACCTGTTTTGTAGAAATCACAGACAAGCCGGACAGCCAGACTGATTACATAGACAGTTATTTCGACGCTTGTGAGGAAGAATTTATGGACCCGAGGGATGTTAATAAGCTATACGGAGAACAGAATGTCTTCCGTTACTTACCTTTGAAAAGCATGATTCTACGTCTTTTTCCGGAAGACACAGATAGAGAGGTCAATATGATCTCATACGCCTCGGAACTATGTAGAACACCTCTCACTATCAGCTTCGACCCCTCGGATGACCGTACTGCCGCACTTACTCAATATGGCTGGCCGCTTCGAAAGGAATCACTGGAGGACTTCCTGAAAGTGATGCCGGACTATGAAAGAGTACGTACTTGTTCTCCGAATATCCCCAAATGTATGTATGAACGTGCCGCGGAAACCAATATGTATATTGTGGCAGCGCCTCCTATGAAACAGGGACGCATCGAACTTATTCGCTACTTCAAGGAACAAAGCATTTCTTTCGAATATCACCGGTATGGTAGTATTTCCGAAGTGCCGCCTTACGAATAA
- a CDS encoding ketopantoate reductase family protein, with protein sequence MKYLIAGTGGVGGSIAGFLSLAGKDVTCIARGAHLQAIQTNGLKLKSDLKGEHTLAIPATTAEEFNGKADVIFVCVKGYSVDSITELIKRAAHDKTIVIPILNVYGTGPRIQRLVPGVTVLDGCIYIVGFVSGTGEITQMGKIFRLVYGAHKGTQVAPGILEAVQKDLQESGIKAEISPDINRDTFIKWSFISAMAVTGAYYDVPMGEVQKPGKVRDTFIGLSTESAELGRKLGVEFPEDPISYNLKVIDKLDPESTASMQKDLARGHDSEIQGLLFDMITAAEEQGIDIPTYRMVAEKFTKH encoded by the coding sequence ATGAAGTATCTCATTGCAGGAACCGGAGGCGTTGGAGGTAGTATAGCAGGATTTCTGTCGCTTGCCGGAAAAGACGTTACTTGTATTGCCCGCGGAGCTCATTTGCAGGCAATACAGACAAACGGCTTGAAATTGAAATCGGACTTGAAGGGAGAGCACACGCTTGCTATCCCGGCAACAACAGCAGAAGAATTCAATGGAAAGGCAGACGTAATCTTTGTCTGCGTCAAGGGATATTCTGTCGACTCGATTACTGAACTGATAAAGAGGGCGGCACATGACAAGACAATCGTCATTCCTATTCTGAATGTTTACGGAACAGGACCGCGTATCCAACGTCTCGTTCCGGGAGTGACGGTACTCGACGGTTGCATCTATATTGTCGGATTCGTATCCGGTACAGGAGAGATCACTCAAATGGGAAAAATTTTCCGCCTGGTGTACGGAGCCCACAAAGGGACACAGGTTGCCCCGGGAATACTGGAAGCCGTTCAGAAAGATCTTCAGGAGAGCGGAATCAAAGCGGAAATCTCTCCGGATATCAATCGGGATACCTTCATTAAATGGTCGTTCATCTCGGCAATGGCTGTCACCGGAGCTTACTATGACGTCCCCATGGGCGAGGTACAGAAACCGGGAAAGGTACGCGATACCTTCATCGGACTTTCCACGGAGAGTGCCGAACTGGGACGTAAACTGGGTGTAGAATTTCCCGAAGACCCGATAAGCTATAATCTGAAAGTCATCGACAAACTCGACCCGGAAAGTACCGCTTCCATGCAGAAAGACCTGGCACGGGGACATGATTCGGAGATACAAGGATTGTTATTCGACATGATTACCGCTGCGGAAGAACAAGGGATTGATATTCCTACTTACCGGATGGTAGCCGAAAAATTCACTAAACACTAA
- the ychF gene encoding redox-regulated ATPase YchF, whose protein sequence is MALQCGIVGLPNVGKSTLFNCLSNAKAQAANFPFCTIEPNVGVITVPDERLNALAELVHPQRIVPTTVEIVDIAGLVKGASKGEGLGNKFLANIRETDAIIHVLRCFDDDNVTHVDGSVNPVRDKEIIDYELQLKDLETIESRIQKVQKQAQTGGDKAAKQAYDVLVQYKEALEQGKSARTVTFETKDEQKIAHELFLLTSKPVMYVCNVDEASAVNGNKYVDMVREAVKDENAEILVVAAKTEADIAELETYEDRQMFLAEVGLEESGVARLIKSAYKLLNLETYFTAGVQEVRAWTYEKGWKAPQCAGVIHTDFEKGFIRAEVIKYDDYIRYGSEAAVKEAGKLGVEGKEYVVQDGDIMHFRFNV, encoded by the coding sequence ATGGCATTGCAATGTGGTATTGTTGGACTACCGAACGTGGGTAAGTCGACACTTTTCAACTGTTTGTCGAATGCGAAAGCACAGGCGGCAAATTTCCCTTTCTGTACTATTGAACCCAATGTAGGTGTAATTACCGTTCCCGATGAACGTCTGAATGCGCTGGCAGAATTGGTACATCCCCAACGGATTGTTCCTACAACCGTAGAAATCGTAGATATCGCCGGACTGGTAAAAGGTGCAAGTAAAGGTGAAGGATTGGGAAACAAGTTCCTTGCCAATATCCGTGAGACAGACGCTATTATCCATGTACTCCGTTGCTTCGACGACGATAACGTGACACACGTAGACGGAAGTGTAAATCCTGTCCGCGACAAAGAAATCATCGACTATGAACTTCAGTTGAAAGACTTGGAAACGATCGAGAGTCGTATCCAAAAGGTACAGAAACAAGCACAAACGGGTGGCGACAAAGCTGCCAAACAGGCTTACGATGTACTGGTTCAATATAAAGAAGCGTTGGAACAAGGCAAATCGGCACGTACCGTTACTTTTGAGACAAAAGATGAACAGAAGATTGCACATGAACTGTTCCTGTTGACTAGCAAACCGGTAATGTATGTCTGCAATGTAGACGAAGCAAGTGCAGTAAACGGCAACAAATACGTAGATATGGTACGTGAAGCCGTAAAAGACGAGAATGCTGAAATACTGGTTGTTGCAGCCAAGACAGAAGCGGACATCGCCGAGCTGGAAACATACGAAGACCGTCAGATGTTCCTCGCCGAAGTAGGCTTGGAGGAATCGGGCGTAGCACGTCTTATCAAATCAGCCTATAAATTGCTGAATCTCGAAACTTACTTCACTGCCGGCGTACAGGAAGTGCGTGCCTGGACTTACGAGAAAGGTTGGAAAGCTCCGCAATGTGCCGGTGTGATCCATACCGATTTTGAAAAAGGATTCATCCGTGCGGAAGTGATAAAATACGATGATTATATCCGGTACGGTTCGGAAGCAGCAGTGAAAGAAGCCGGAAAACTGGGCGTAGAAGGCAAAGAATACGTCGTGCAGGACGGTGACATCATGCACTTCCGTTTCAACGTATAA
- the lgt gene encoding prolipoprotein diacylglyceryl transferase: MNTLLLSINWNPNPELFNLFGLSIRYYGLLWAVGIFLAYVIVHYQYRDKKIDEKKFDPLFFYCFFGILIGARLGHCLFYDPGQYLTSGKGFVEMLLPIKFLPAGGWKFTGYEGLASHGGTLGLIIALWLYCRKTKLHYMDVLDMIAVATPITACCIRLANLMNSEIIGKPSDVPWAFIFERVDMQPRHPGQLYEAIAYLILFFIMIYLYKNYSKKLHRGFFFGLCLTYIFVFRFFIEFLKENQEDFENNMMFNMGQWLSIPFVIVGIYFMFFYDRKKKVA, from the coding sequence ATGAATACCTTATTATTATCTATCAACTGGAATCCGAATCCCGAACTATTTAACCTGTTCGGCCTTTCTATCCGTTACTACGGGCTATTGTGGGCAGTAGGAATTTTTCTGGCTTACGTCATTGTTCACTACCAGTATCGCGATAAAAAAATAGATGAGAAGAAATTTGACCCCCTCTTCTTCTATTGTTTTTTCGGTATTCTGATTGGAGCACGTCTGGGGCATTGCCTGTTCTACGACCCGGGACAGTATCTGACAAGCGGTAAAGGGTTTGTAGAGATGCTGTTACCTATTAAATTCCTGCCTGCCGGCGGTTGGAAATTCACAGGATATGAAGGACTTGCCAGCCACGGGGGGACACTTGGACTGATTATTGCTCTGTGGCTCTATTGCCGCAAAACAAAACTTCATTATATGGACGTGCTGGATATGATTGCCGTAGCTACTCCAATTACCGCCTGCTGTATCCGTCTTGCCAACCTGATGAACTCCGAAATCATCGGCAAGCCGTCTGATGTGCCCTGGGCATTCATTTTCGAACGGGTAGATATGCAACCCCGTCATCCGGGACAGCTCTACGAAGCGATCGCTTATCTTATCTTGTTCTTCATCATGATTTACCTGTATAAGAATTACAGCAAGAAACTGCATCGCGGCTTCTTCTTCGGGCTCTGCCTGACCTACATATTTGTCTTCCGTTTCTTCATCGAATTTTTGAAGGAGAACCAAGAGGATTTCGAGAACAACATGATGTTCAACATGGGACAATGGCTAAGTATTCCATTCGTTATAGTCGGCATCTACTTCATGTTTTTCTACGACCGGAAGAAAAAAGTAGCCTGA